Part of the Gemmatimonadota bacterium genome is shown below.
ATATCACGTCAACAAGGAGAAAGGCTACCACGTTCAGGGATCAGATGCCGAGGGGAAAACCCTGATCATAGAAGATTTTTGGAATGCAGACCCAACATTTGATCTGCTTGTAAACCACGAAAAAACATTGCCATACGTACAATCTGCCATCCGAGGCCGCTACACCATCAACAATTCAGAGATCCGCATTCGGTACAAAAATAATACATCTCGCAGCCACGGCGGCACGAGACCAGAAAATCAAAAATACCGCTATACCAGCGGTGAGCGCATCGATTGCATGATGGTGCGCATGATTTACTTTATACACGACGTCACCAATGAACAAGGCGCGTTTTGCGTCGTCCCCGGCACGCACAAAAGCACCCTCCTATGCCCTTATGACAACGATCCAGATGTAGAACCGGGAATGATCGGATTGGAAGCCAAAGCGGGCGACGCGATCTTTTTTACAGAACACCTGCGGCACGGTGGCTTGACCAACCGCTCAGATCAAGTCCGCAAAACCATCCACGTAGGCTATGGCCCCTACTGGATGATGTCGCAAAATATCGCAACCATGGATGAACCCCAGCATATCACATCGCATACACTGGCGCGATACACAAAAGAACAGCGCAATTTGTTTCGACCGTGGCCTGAAAAATAGAGGAGCAAAGCCAATGTCTGAGAAAACAGCGCGTGAGCATCTGCCCATGTCGGATTACGAAAAATTCCTCTTCGACTTAAAAGGCTTCCTCGTCATCCCCAGTGTGCTCACCGACGAAGAAATCGCGATCGCACGCGACCATATCGAAACGTATATGAAAACGCCCGAAAGCCTGCCCGAGCATCATCGCTCACCCATTTCTGGTCCCACTGAATTTTTGATCGATCACCCACGCGTCATGGGCATTCTGCAAGAAGTCATTGACCAGGATCGGGAGCGCATCCGATTGGAAAGCGTATTCATATCCGGCCGATCCGCTGAGAAAACCGGCAACGAGTGGCGGCCACACGTGGGAGGCACAAACCTCCACCCTTCGTTTTCCTTTCGCTTCCACAACGGTCGCATCTACAGCGCAATGACGCGCATTGTCTGGGAATTGAACGAAGTGAAAAAAGGCCAGGGCGGCACCTGTCTCGTGCCCGGCTCGCACAAAGCCAACCTCGCTTCTGCTCAGGACGGCACCTGGCCCGAAGAAGCCGATGATCCAAACTCAGGCGTTTGGGAAACCTATGGCTGCCCACCGGGAAGCCTCGTCGT
Proteins encoded:
- a CDS encoding phytanoyl-CoA dioxygenase family protein, with the protein product MNEIEQYEFDRQGYITIKNMLTEAEVQSLRKAVDKLEEHALSNVDLPPRKHSAWGAEYHVNKEKGYHVQGSDAEGKTLIIEDFWNADPTFDLLVNHEKTLPYVQSAIRGRYTINNSEIRIRYKNNTSRSHGGTRPENQKYRYTSGERIDCMMVRMIYFIHDVTNEQGAFCVVPGTHKSTLLCPYDNDPDVEPGMIGLEAKAGDAIFFTEHLRHGGLTNRSDQVRKTIHVGYGPYWMMSQNIATMDEPQHITSHTLARYTKEQRNLFRPWPEK
- a CDS encoding phytanoyl-CoA dioxygenase family protein gives rise to the protein MSEKTAREHLPMSDYEKFLFDLKGFLVIPSVLTDEEIAIARDHIETYMKTPESLPEHHRSPISGPTEFLIDHPRVMGILQEVIDQDRERIRLESVFISGRSAEKTGNEWRPHVGGTNLHPSFSFRFHNGRIYSAMTRIVWELNEVKKGQGGTCLVPGSHKANLASAQDGTWPEEADDPNSGVWETYGCPPGSLVVFSEGVRHTGSTWTNPDNPRRAILIAYNHVTVRFHEPKPCMNPVVINRLEESRQSFFRDVWVLANKRRG